In Camarhynchus parvulus chromosome Z, STF_HiC, whole genome shotgun sequence, a genomic segment contains:
- the SIGMAR1 gene encoding sigma non-opioid intracellular receptor 1 isoform X2, producing MRAGGWAPCACSMPRSPSRYWADISDTVISGTFRQWKEGTTRSEIYYPGDTIVHQAGEATSVQWSAGTWMVEYGRGFIPSTLAFALADTLFSTQDFVTLFYTLRVYAKGLLLEANAFFSTFGC from the exons ATGCGGGCGGGTGGATGGGCTCCATGTGCCTGCTCCATGCCTCGCTCACCGA GTCGCTACTGGGCAGATATTTCTGACACTGTCATCTCGGGGACATTCCGGCAATGGAAGGAGGGGACCACCAGAAGTGAGATCTACTATCCAG GCGATACCATTGTGCACCAGGCGGGAGAGGCCACGTCAGTGCAGTGGAGTGCAGGCACCTGGATGGTGGAGTACGGCCGGGGCTTCATCCCCTCCACACTCGCCTTCGCCCTGGCTGACACCCTCTTCAGCACTCAGGACTTCGTCACCCTCTTCTACACCCTGCGTGTCTACGCAaaggggctgctcctggaagCAAATGCCTTCTTCAGCACCTTTGGGTGCTGA